The Odocoileus virginianus isolate 20LAN1187 ecotype Illinois chromosome 3, Ovbor_1.2, whole genome shotgun sequence genome includes a window with the following:
- the LOC110138370 gene encoding zinc finger protein 77-like isoform X1: protein MDSVVFEDVAVNFTLEEWELLDPAQRKLYRDVMLETCRNLATVGSCPQVKVNMSSPQWDILETGLCIEREVVRFTRNDSRSVLGENWAFHNLRDRHLTEERCVRNHLVESLCEGKEDHQSLKTPNRIIDLTVHERYQIKIQPHQCITCGKAFRDHSLKKNQQKSHTGQKPYTCEECGQTCSCVLCLSPAGETDFIEKRGKCQDAGRASKRCMKSHSSKQSLDCKKSGEALTFQGHKRGQYGQKIYVCDVCGKSFSYYCQLKRHVRTHTGEKPYKCKECGKAFTGISHFREHVRMHTGEKPYECKQCGKAFSWCTYLREHMRTHSGEKPYECKQCGKAFPYLKSLQGHVRIHTGEKPYVCNDCGKSYSCPKYFRKHVKTHSGVKPYECTECRKAFITSSSLREHMKTHSEEKPYQCQQCGKAFRYPRSLQGHMITHSEEKPYECQQCEKAYRCLISLQRHMKTHTGEKF from the exons ATG GACTCAGTGGTCTTTGAAGACGTGGCTGTGAACTTCACCCTGGAGGAGTGGGAACTGTTGGACCCTGCTCAGAGAAAGCTCTACAGAGACGTGATGCTGGAGACCTGCAGGAACCTGGCCACTGTGG GTTCTTGCCCGCAAGTTAAGGTCAATATGTCAAGTCCTCAGTGGGATATTTTGGAGACTGGACTGTGCATTGAACGGGAAGTTGTAAGATTCACAAGAAATGACTCTAGGTCTGTTTTGGGAGAAAACTGGGCATTTCATAACCTGCGAGATCGGCATCTAACTGAGGAGAGATGTGTGAG AAATCATTTGGTGGAAAGTCTCTGTGAAGGTAAAGAAGATCATCAATCTCTAAAAACTCCAAACAGGATTATAGATCTTACTGTGCATGAGAGGTATCAGATTAAAATTCAGCCTCATCAATGCATTAcatgtggaaaagccttcaggGATCATTCCTTGAAGAAGAATCAGCAAAAGTCTCACACTGGACAAAAACCTTATACATGTGAGGAATGTGGACAAACCTGCAGCTGTGTTTTGTGCCTCAGCCctgctggggaaacagactttatAGAAAAACGTGGTAAATGTCAAGATGCTGGGAGAGCATCTAAGAGATGCATGAAGAGTCACAGTAGTAAACAATCCTTAGACTGTAAAAAATCTGGTGAAGCTCTCACTTTTCAGGGACACAAGAGAGGTCAATATGGCCAGAAAATCTATGTGTGTGACGTGTGTGGGAAATCTTTCAGTTATTACTGCCAACTTAAACGGCACGTGAgaactcacactggagagaaaccctacaaATGCAAAGAATGCGGGAAAGCTTTTACTGGCATCTCACACTTCCGAGAACATGTGCGAATgcacactggagagaagccctatgaGTGTAAGCAGTGTGGCAAGGCTTTCAGCTGGTGCACTTACCTTCGGGAACACATGCGAACACACAGTGGAGAAAAGCCCTATGAATGTAAGCAGTGTGGCAAAGCTTTCCCCTATCTCAAATCCCTGCAAGGACATGTGAGGAtacacacaggagagaagcctTATGTGTGTAATGATTGTGGGAAATCCTACAGTTGTCCTAAGTACTTCAGAAAACATGTGAAAACACACAGTGGAGTAAAGCCCTATGAGTGTACAGAATGCAGAAAAGCATTCATCACTTCTTCATCCCTTCGAGAACACATGAAAACACACAGTGAAGAGAAGCCTTATCAGTGCCAGcagtgtgggaaagccttcaggtATCCAAGATCTTTGCAAGGACACATGATAACTCACAGTGAAGAGAAACCGTACGAATGTCAGCAGTGTGAAAAAGCCTACAGGTGTCTCATATCCCTGCAGAGACACATGAAGACGCACACTGGAGAAAAATTCTGA
- the LOC110138370 gene encoding zinc finger protein 77-like isoform X3: MSSPQWDILETGLCIEREVVRFTRNDSRSVLGENWAFHNLRDRHLTEERCVRNHLVESLCEGKEDHQSLKTPNRIIDLTVHERYQIKIQPHQCITCGKAFRDHSLKKNQQKSHTGQKPYTCEECGQTCSCVLCLSPAGETDFIEKRGKCQDAGRASKRCMKSHSSKQSLDCKKSGEALTFQGHKRGQYGQKIYVCDVCGKSFSYYCQLKRHVRTHTGEKPYKCKECGKAFTGISHFREHVRMHTGEKPYECKQCGKAFSWCTYLREHMRTHSGEKPYECKQCGKAFPYLKSLQGHVRIHTGEKPYVCNDCGKSYSCPKYFRKHVKTHSGVKPYECTECRKAFITSSSLREHMKTHSEEKPYQCQQCGKAFRYPRSLQGHMITHSEEKPYECQQCEKAYRCLISLQRHMKTHTGEKF; encoded by the exons ATGTCAAGTCCTCAGTGGGATATTTTGGAGACTGGACTGTGCATTGAACGGGAAGTTGTAAGATTCACAAGAAATGACTCTAGGTCTGTTTTGGGAGAAAACTGGGCATTTCATAACCTGCGAGATCGGCATCTAACTGAGGAGAGATGTGTGAG AAATCATTTGGTGGAAAGTCTCTGTGAAGGTAAAGAAGATCATCAATCTCTAAAAACTCCAAACAGGATTATAGATCTTACTGTGCATGAGAGGTATCAGATTAAAATTCAGCCTCATCAATGCATTAcatgtggaaaagccttcaggGATCATTCCTTGAAGAAGAATCAGCAAAAGTCTCACACTGGACAAAAACCTTATACATGTGAGGAATGTGGACAAACCTGCAGCTGTGTTTTGTGCCTCAGCCctgctggggaaacagactttatAGAAAAACGTGGTAAATGTCAAGATGCTGGGAGAGCATCTAAGAGATGCATGAAGAGTCACAGTAGTAAACAATCCTTAGACTGTAAAAAATCTGGTGAAGCTCTCACTTTTCAGGGACACAAGAGAGGTCAATATGGCCAGAAAATCTATGTGTGTGACGTGTGTGGGAAATCTTTCAGTTATTACTGCCAACTTAAACGGCACGTGAgaactcacactggagagaaaccctacaaATGCAAAGAATGCGGGAAAGCTTTTACTGGCATCTCACACTTCCGAGAACATGTGCGAATgcacactggagagaagccctatgaGTGTAAGCAGTGTGGCAAGGCTTTCAGCTGGTGCACTTACCTTCGGGAACACATGCGAACACACAGTGGAGAAAAGCCCTATGAATGTAAGCAGTGTGGCAAAGCTTTCCCCTATCTCAAATCCCTGCAAGGACATGTGAGGAtacacacaggagagaagcctTATGTGTGTAATGATTGTGGGAAATCCTACAGTTGTCCTAAGTACTTCAGAAAACATGTGAAAACACACAGTGGAGTAAAGCCCTATGAGTGTACAGAATGCAGAAAAGCATTCATCACTTCTTCATCCCTTCGAGAACACATGAAAACACACAGTGAAGAGAAGCCTTATCAGTGCCAGcagtgtgggaaagccttcaggtATCCAAGATCTTTGCAAGGACACATGATAACTCACAGTGAAGAGAAACCGTACGAATGTCAGCAGTGTGAAAAAGCCTACAGGTGTCTCATATCCCTGCAGAGACACATGAAGACGCACACTGGAGAAAAATTCTGA
- the LOC110138370 gene encoding zinc finger protein 77-like isoform X2: MDSVVFEDVAVNFTLEEWELLDPAQRKLYRDVMLETCRNLATVGSCPQVKVNMSSPQWDILETGLCIEREVVRFTRNDSRSVLGENWAFHNLRDRHLTEERCVRNHLVESLCEGKEDHQSLKTPNRIIDLTVHERYQIKIQPHQCITCGKAFRDHSLKKNQQKSHTGQKPYTCEECGQTCSCVLCLSPAGETDFIEKRGKCQDAGRASKRCMKSHSSKQSLDCKKSGEALTFQGHKRGQYGQKIYVCDVCGKSFSYYCQLKRHVRTHTGEKPYKCKECGKAFTGISHFREHVRMHTGEKPYECKQCGKAFSWCTYLREHMRTHSGEKPYECKQCGKAFPYLKSLQGHVRIHTGEKPYVCNDCGKSYSCPKYFRKHVKTHSGVKPYECTECRKAFITSSSLREHMKTHSEEKPYQCQQCGKAFRYPRSLQGHMITHSEEKPYECQQCEKAYRCLISLQRHMKTHTGEKF, from the exons GACTCAGTGGTCTTTGAAGACGTGGCTGTGAACTTCACCCTGGAGGAGTGGGAACTGTTGGACCCTGCTCAGAGAAAGCTCTACAGAGACGTGATGCTGGAGACCTGCAGGAACCTGGCCACTGTGG GTTCTTGCCCGCAAGTTAAGGTCAATATGTCAAGTCCTCAGTGGGATATTTTGGAGACTGGACTGTGCATTGAACGGGAAGTTGTAAGATTCACAAGAAATGACTCTAGGTCTGTTTTGGGAGAAAACTGGGCATTTCATAACCTGCGAGATCGGCATCTAACTGAGGAGAGATGTGTGAG AAATCATTTGGTGGAAAGTCTCTGTGAAGGTAAAGAAGATCATCAATCTCTAAAAACTCCAAACAGGATTATAGATCTTACTGTGCATGAGAGGTATCAGATTAAAATTCAGCCTCATCAATGCATTAcatgtggaaaagccttcaggGATCATTCCTTGAAGAAGAATCAGCAAAAGTCTCACACTGGACAAAAACCTTATACATGTGAGGAATGTGGACAAACCTGCAGCTGTGTTTTGTGCCTCAGCCctgctggggaaacagactttatAGAAAAACGTGGTAAATGTCAAGATGCTGGGAGAGCATCTAAGAGATGCATGAAGAGTCACAGTAGTAAACAATCCTTAGACTGTAAAAAATCTGGTGAAGCTCTCACTTTTCAGGGACACAAGAGAGGTCAATATGGCCAGAAAATCTATGTGTGTGACGTGTGTGGGAAATCTTTCAGTTATTACTGCCAACTTAAACGGCACGTGAgaactcacactggagagaaaccctacaaATGCAAAGAATGCGGGAAAGCTTTTACTGGCATCTCACACTTCCGAGAACATGTGCGAATgcacactggagagaagccctatgaGTGTAAGCAGTGTGGCAAGGCTTTCAGCTGGTGCACTTACCTTCGGGAACACATGCGAACACACAGTGGAGAAAAGCCCTATGAATGTAAGCAGTGTGGCAAAGCTTTCCCCTATCTCAAATCCCTGCAAGGACATGTGAGGAtacacacaggagagaagcctTATGTGTGTAATGATTGTGGGAAATCCTACAGTTGTCCTAAGTACTTCAGAAAACATGTGAAAACACACAGTGGAGTAAAGCCCTATGAGTGTACAGAATGCAGAAAAGCATTCATCACTTCTTCATCCCTTCGAGAACACATGAAAACACACAGTGAAGAGAAGCCTTATCAGTGCCAGcagtgtgggaaagccttcaggtATCCAAGATCTTTGCAAGGACACATGATAACTCACAGTGAAGAGAAACCGTACGAATGTCAGCAGTGTGAAAAAGCCTACAGGTGTCTCATATCCCTGCAGAGACACATGAAGACGCACACTGGAGAAAAATTCTGA